The Alosa sapidissima isolate fAloSap1 chromosome 12, fAloSap1.pri, whole genome shotgun sequence nucleotide sequence TGGTTCATCTAAAAATCAAATTACAGGTGAATGCATGAGTCACAATCAGAATGAATTAATTTGCTTTAAAAGTAGAATCCGTCAATTTATCAGTAATTTCAGATGATGAGGTCCATCGCTTTAAATACTTCTCATTCAGTTTCCTCCCGACCTGCCTTCCTGCCTCGAACCACAGGAATGTGTGACCTCATTCACATGGGCCTTGCATAGTTCTTTTGACTTAAGCTACTGGTGCCCGTTTTACATAGTTGTCTATGGACTATTATAAAGGATTTATCTCTGTTCTGTCTGCGATGTCAACACGCAGTTCTGTATAAAAATTACAGATAGTCTAACAAAAATATCGTGACCCTAcgatatttttgtttttcttatttTGGATTTAAAGTCAATGgtaatgtttaggctacttgAGATCCGTGTCAAGCATTGGTGAAAGAGAAAACTTTAAAAAAGAGTTAATGAAAGTGTTAACTGTAACACTGACTGAAACCCACCACCCATAAGGAATAGACCCATTATAAGGTCTTTCTAATGTCAATCACGTCCAGGATAAGGAGGAGCTTATTCGCCGCACAGCGCCcattatgaaaaaaaaacttcacacCAACTTTTTAATAGGAAATTGCTCGCCATCTTCACCACACGCTGCCTTCTGAGAGGTAGTGTACGTAGCCTAATAGTTTTACACGTCTAATGATGGCTGCAAACCAGTTCAACAAGGGACCAGCGTATGGACTTTCTGCCGAAGTCAAAAGCAAAGTAAGACACTAATTTGTTAAATTATTGTAAGATATAAAATGAAAATTGTTTGACATTCCGTTATGCCTCATACCAGAATGAGCCTAGAATGCATAGAACCTACCTATCATACTTGTTTTTGAATGCTGGTGTGTAGCCTAAGttagttttcatataatgtTGAGCATCTGGGCGTTGCCCAATGCATTCTTTCTAAAACTAGGCATCCGGTAAAGTGGCAAAGTTTTTGGCTAAATTATTCCTATTCTACTCGTATCGTgtacatagttttttttttttagttaaaaCGAACACGTACACCAATAGCCTACATGCTTGAACAACTTATTTCGGCCACATATGGTAAACGCACGTCTTGAAGCTTACCATATGCTTGAATGACAGGTAGTCACATTTCGAAGAACAGGAATTCCCCTTTCCTCCTAAttctttaggctactgtagactACTGCGAAAGCAGTCTATATTATCCTAAAATTGTGAGTTGTTCTCTCGTTTTCATCTTAATTACTGAAGTAGCCGCATTAACGCAGTTTCGTTACACGcctctttttttaaaaacacatgaGTTCAACTTCCCCTTGATGAGAGTTGACATTCCATTAGCCTAAGCAAGGGAGTAGGTAGGCCCACCAACCCGTAGGTCACAATTGATGATGCTGTACGCCTATTCAGCAGCCTGGTAAGAGGGTTACTTACCATCCCCAAGCAAGGGGATCATTATGTTCCCTCTGCAAGACTGAAACTGGTCAAGGCGTGGCTAGACTATTATTTTCATGTAATGAAACCACCTTTGACAGTGAAAGAATAAATAGGCTACAAAAAGCAATTTCAACATTTATGTCATTTCAACAATTACGCAATCCAAACAAAAGTGTTTTGTGTAGAACTGGTTCTGatagttaattgattaaaaAGGTCGATTTATTCAGTTTAGTGATACATAGATAGGTAGCCTACCCTTTAATTTCCCCGTGGCTGCCTGCCTGAGGCTAATGTGATCTTGAGTTAGGCCACTCCCACACAGTTGTAAGACTGGTTTTATAGCCTAtgacacataatacacacatttGGTTTGGATTCGGGTGAATGTTTTGCTGGTCAGAGGATGAGCAATGCGTGTTGTTACTCAAAACAAGGGTAGTTTGCTGCTGCCTAATAAGGGAACAAGATGTCAGGCCTATTCCACGGTCATAATAGTTCACTTCATATGCAGAGAATGCAAGTtgcaaaaacatttatttaagtTTTAGGGTCAGTAATGATCAATTAAATGTGGGCTCTGTCATTAAGGGACAAGTATGTCAATGAGGTGGCCTTATCTGAGTGCTGCTCAGCCACTATCTAGATGAGTTGTTGGCCAGGGGTGTTTCTAGAGGAAAATATCTGAATGCATGCCCTGTTATCCTTTGTCCCAGATAGCACAAAAGTATGACCTGCAGAAGGAAGAGGAGCTTCGTATCTGGATTGAGGACATGACAGGCTGCAGCATTGGGGATGACTTCCAGAAGGGCCTGAAAAATGGTGTCATTCTGTGCCAGTGAGTGACACTTTGATCAATCCATTCAATCGCTCTCCCAGACTCTGCCGTGGTGCCCTAACTTAGACTTTTGTACTCTTTCTGTTTAGATTGATTAATAAATTGCAGCCGGGGTCGGTGAAGAAAATTAACAACTCTACTTTGAACTGGCACCAGGTAAGCCACAGCTCTCCCTTTGTCTAGTTTACTCAAACCTATATCACAGATCAAGGATGCCGCAAGATGCTACATGGAAGTCTAGGAGTCATTTGGTGCTAGTCTTAAATTTGAATGACATCAGAGGCAGACATCCCgggttcagaaagtaaaagtcctggcaaGTATTTGATCCAACCATTTAGTAAACCATCTCATCCTAATTAGCTGCAAAATTATAAatggcggagcaagatatttcatcaggagccacttctgCGAACCCTGATCAAAATTCCCCTTTattcagagcagaggcagcgactgttCCATTGAAGCCTATggccatagctcagaatttcaccacatatgctaagatcttggttctatagagttaggaatgtgaattttgggaatgttttcatgatcctcaaacccttctgaccaTTTCAGGTACCGGtgcatttttagcatttttaagctatacatttttaatttataaatcaaccttatatcaggtgtgcgcctgtTATTTATTCTGCGGCTGCTATgtacgctcatcaatacgtcaacGACACGCCTCTTTGCAGACAGGACATAATCCCCATtacgcgcccatagacatgaactacgacgaagtatcttgctccgccatTTATAATCTTTGTTAGCTGCCAGGTAGATCCGATAATTAGTgatatcacctgtgttaagtgcacaggtagaaatatggcaggacttttactttctggacCCGGGATGTCCACCTCTGAATGCCATTCATTGCACAATTCACAATTTGTCTTTGGGAATATGAGACCTGACCTGAAGATGATGAGGTAGTCATGGTCAGTGCAGGCATTGGGGCCCATTCTGTCAAGTACCCTCCACACACTTCAGTGGTCATCCACCAGCCAACTGGCAAACGTCAATGAAAATGAAAGCACAAGCAGAAACAGAGGCATGCACTGAATAGACCTCTGATCGTTCGCCTATAAAAAAGCTACCAAGGAGATCTGGTATCTTGATATTTTTTCTATGgggaaataacatggggattttgaattatcgcacctgttaaactctcgctaACTTAAACTAACTTACAGTGCAACTTgtcataggtagttagcttcaattaacacccggctctccttatatgggcaaagatggcagctttggttcctttttgtaggcaaaTTTCAGAGGTCTATTAGAAGAACAGAAGCattatgggtttttttttcttcggtTTTTCCCTAACTGTGGCTTTAATCGAGATGTGAAACTGACCACAGTTCATAGCTGATGGTCAAAAAAAGTCAAGGTTCCCCATAAGTGCTGTGAATGGCCTTGTGAGAATTTTTCCAAATAGAGTGGAGTTTACCTTTGGCACTGTGTATTTCTAAGAAAATGCAACAAGGATTGCTTGGGCTGAGTCTTGCTCTGTGTCTTGACCTGTAATTTGGAGCTGTTGTTCATGCATCAGTGTGTTTTATATCTAGCCGAAGAAGTCAGTTTTGCAGCTGTTGAAGTTGTCTGCAGGGTATAAATTAGTCGCCTTTGTGGCGATTGAGTTGTGTGCATATATGCAAGTCTGTGAGTGGTTACTGTTACTGCGTCAAGTGTAGACAGATTATAGGGAAGCTTTTTTTTTCAACTGTTTCATGGGCTGGACTGCAAGGACAACGATCACAGCATTTACCGGTATGTAATTAGAAGTGTACCAAAATAGCAGTCTACTGTTGTTGCTCACCAAAATGTTCCATGACCATCATTTTTGTGCTGTACTGAGCTTGGTGAATGGTAGTTTGTGTGCACTGACCTCCCTCAGCCTTATCAAGTGTTGAACTATTTTTTCCCTCCTTAGCTGGAGAACCTGTCTAATTTCATCAAAGCTAGTACAATGTACGGGCTGAAGCCTCATGACATCTTCGAAGCCAATGATCTGTTTGAGTGTGGGAACATGACATCAGTCCAGACATCTCTCCTGGCTCTTGCTGGCATGGTAACATTATTTTTTCGAATCTAGACTAGTACACCCTGCAATATGACTGCCAGGCTGTGAGTTCTGTGAATCATTGTGCAACCCTTTATATGTGATGCCTGACAGGCTAAGACAAAAGGAGTACAAACGCGGGTGGAAATTGGTGTGAAGTATGCTGATAAACAAGAGAGGGCTTTCGACGAGGAGAAGATGAAGGCTGGGCAGTGTGTCATTGGCCTCCAGGTACTAAACACAAGAGatgaatgaaaaataaaaacaaaaaatgtgttagttgtgtgtgtaaaaaaaaaattgttagtTGAGTATACTTCCAAAAGTCATGCTTTATTCTCTTGTCTTGTTCTTTTTCTGTTTAGATGGGTACAAACAAG carries:
- the LOC121678541 gene encoding calponin-2-like encodes the protein MMAANQFNKGPAYGLSAEVKSKIAQKYDLQKEEELRIWIEDMTGCSIGDDFQKGLKNGVILCQLINKLQPGSVKKINNSTLNWHQLENLSNFIKASTMYGLKPHDIFEANDLFECGNMTSVQTSLLALAGMAKTKGVQTRVEIGVKYADKQERAFDEEKMKAGQCVIGLQMGTNKCASQAGMNAYGTRRHLYDPKANVLPPMDSSTIGLQMGTNKGASQAGMTAPGTRRAIYDQKLGTDKCDNTTMSLQMGSNQGANQSGQNFGLGRQIYDAKYCPKGEHQDMPYEMDDNGYDQDQGYVGH